ATATCCGGTTGACATGTCCGGGAGCTTGTAAATAAATGTTCGTTGACAACACGGCAAGAGAGTCATACACTGATTATCGTGGGAGGAGGTGCCATGAAAATGCTTATTCAATCGATAATGGGACTGTCAGTCATGCTTATCGCGAGCGCCGCGGTCATGGCTGCAACGAGCCTTGAGAAGGCAACCTTCGCGGGCGGCTGCTTCTGGTGTATGGAGCACCCTTTCGACGAAATACCCGGCGTGGTCTCGGTCACCCCGGGCTACACCGGGGGACATAAAAAGTCGCCCACCTATGAAGAGGTCTCGGCCGGAGGGACGGGGCACGCGGAGTCTGTTCAGATCGTCTATGACCCTGCGCAAGTGACCTACGAAAAGCTTCTGAACGTCTTTTGGCACAACATTGATCCGATCGTCAAGGACCGGCAGTTCTGTGATACCGGTCATCAGTATCGCAGCGCCATCTTTTATCATACTGAAGAACAGCACCGGCTGGCACTGCAGTCGAAGGCCCTTCTGGAGAAGAGCAAGACCTTCAAAGAACCTGTCGTAACCGAGATCGCGCAAGCCACGGAGTTCACCCCTGCCGAGGAGTACCACCAGCACTATTACAAGAAGAACCCGATCCGTTACAAATTCTATCGCACCTCGTGCGGTCGGGACAAGCGGCTCAAGGAGCTGTGGGGCGATGCGGCAGGACATTGAAAGGGAGAATGAGAGCCGGGTTTGATTGGATGCCATTGGAATGGGCTTCTGGGACACGGGATGTCCCCCGAGTTTTCGTCCGGAGATCACAATAAAATAGCCGCGCTAGAGTGCATCGGCTATTACTCCTGCTGCTGAAAGGGGCTTGGCGGGTCTTACCAGGGTGTTGAAAAAGTCATTAGCGTGGTTCGACAAGCTCACCACGAACGGATAAAGAACAACAAATTCAATGCCCATTCCGTTCACCCTGAGCCCGTCGAAGGGTAAATGGAACGTTTTTCAACAGCCTGTTGCGACTTGACCTATACCATTCACTCTTCAAGAGCAGAACCTATATTCGCTACGATATTTCCCTTTCAGATCTTGCCAGGGGGGGCTCCTTTCGTCTTTTCCTCTTCTGCTTTTTCACAATCGTTCTGTTTCGTTGATAAAAACACATCGCAAATGGATACTTTGGCAAACTGAAAATCCTTGCCCTGTATAGCTGTCAGGCTGACTTGAGCCGTGCCGAGAGACCACCGATAGAAGCCCTGCCCCCCGATCGTCTCCTGCTGATATGTTTTCCCATATTTGTTTTTTAACATATCCAGGAAATAGGACACATCGGCTGCAAGAAGCTTCGGATCCGATATTCTGTTAGGACCTTCCATCTCACACTTGAAAAATAAATCATTTCTATCGAACAATAATATGACATCAGCCATGAATGAAGACTTTCTCTTTGGATCGTAGCCCTCTATCAGGATGGTGCGCGCTTTTTTGATGCTATCGGTCTTTGTTATTACATCATATAAGGCGAATTGAGTTTGAATATATGCATCGGCTTTATCAAATGGCGTCCCCAATAAAATTGATTCAAAGCCATATATCCCCGTGTCTTTCTGCTTATCCGCAGCCTCAGCAATCAAAACCGTGGTCATACAAAGCAGAAAACTTAAGATAAATGAGATTCTTCTCATGTCCCCTCCAAAAAAGGCATCCCGGGCGTGTTCTCCCCGCCGGACGCAAAAAAAAAATAAGGGGACCGGTACTAACGGGTCCCCTTTTACAGGTGACGTTGCCGATCTTTTTATATCTCCGTGACGGTAATTGCCTGCTGCGGGCAGTTCTCGACGCAGGTCAGGCAGTTGATGCACTCGGACATGTTCTCCGGCTCGGACTTTTCGTCTACGAGCTTGAACACCCCCTGGGGGCATACGTTCACGCAGACGCCGTCGCCGTCGCACTTTGCCTTGTCCACTGTTACCATATACATGAGTCTGGCTTCCTCCTTCGATAAAATATGAATCCATCCAGCGAAGCGGTATATTACCCACTCCGATGTTTAAAATCAAGTGAGAAATAAAAAAGGGCCCACCCGTGCGGCGTGGACCCCTGATAGGCAACGGTCGGTTTTTCTTAATGCTCCAGCTCGATCCCCGCTGTTTCTTCCCTGACCGTGATCGCGATCTTGTAGAGCAGGGTCAGTACCAGGAACCCGATCGCCCAGATGCCGATAGTGATCATGGTCTCCGGCATGGTGGGCCAGTAGGGATGCACTTCTTCAAAGGGGTTCGGCACGAAACCGCCGATGATCAAGCCGAAGCCTTTGTCGATCCATAAGGAGGCGAAGAGCATGATACACGCAAGCGCCAAAGTTCCCTCGTTCTTCCGTATCGCCGGGACCCAGAGCATGACCAGCGAGATCGCCGCAAAGATCGTTGAGGTCCACATGAGCGGCACAAGTTCGCTGTGGCCTTCAAGCCCGGTATACAGATACAGGAAGGATTGTGCATGGCCCGGGATGCCGCTGTAGAAAGCAGTGAAGAACTCCAGTCCCAGGAAAAAGACGTTCGCGAACATGGCATAGGCAACGATCTTGCCCACTGCCTGGATGGCCTCCTTGCCTGCGTCGAACTTGCTGATCTTCCGCACGATCAACGCAAGGATGATCAGGAGCGCCGGACCGCCGGCAAAAGCCGAGGCCAGGAACCGCGCGGCCAGGATGGCACTGAGCCAGAAATGGCGTCCCGGGATACCGGCATAAAGGAATGCCGTGACCGTGTGGATGCTGATCGCCCAGGGGATCGAGAGATAGATGAACGGTTTTATCCACTTGGGCGGGGCAATGCCCTTCCGGTCGGATCCGAGGGTCACCCAGCCGACGAGGAGATTCAGGAACAGGTAACCGTTCAGCACGACCGTGTCCCAGAACACCATGGCGCTTGGTGTGGGGTGCAGGAATATGTTCATGACCCTCATGGGCTGCCCCATGTCCGACAGGATGAACAGCATGCACATGACCACTGCCGAAATGGCAAGAAACTCACCGAGGATCACGATTTTCCCGAACGTCTTATAATCGTGCAGATAATACGGAATAACGAGCATCACGGCCGAGGCCGCGACGCCGACCAGGAATGTGAACTGGCCGATATACAGGCCCCAGGTCACGTCCCGATGCATGCCGGTGAGTCCCAATCCGTATGAGTACTGCTTGAGATAGGTGAACACCCCTATCGCAGCCAGGACACCGAGAAACATGATCCATGCCCAGTATTTTTTACTTCCCACTAATGCCTTCTCAAGCATGGTCGCTCCCTCCTACGATGTAATAAATGCCCGGGCCGGTACCCAGGTCGGATTTGCGCCTGATCGTGTACTGGTTCGTCACGATCTTCCGGACCTCGGAATTGGGGTCTTCCAGATCGCCGAAGAGCAGGCCGCCTTTGGGCGCGGCTTCGACACACGCCGGCAGTTTCCCCACCGCAAGCCTCTCGGTACAGAAGGTGCATTTTTCCACCACGCCTTTTGACCGCGTCGGGTATTCCTTGTTCTCGGATTTGATGGCAGGCCGGGGGTCGCGCCAGTTGAAGCTCCGTGACCCGTAGGGGCACGCGGCCATGCAGAAGCGGCATCCGATGCAGCGGTGCTCGTCCTGCATCGTGATCCCGTTCGGAAGTTTGAATGTTGCCTTGGTGGGACAGACCCGGACACAGGGCGGATTATCACAATGGTTGCATGCGACGAGGAACGGCATTTCCTTCATGTGCTCGCTCATGTACTTGTTGTCCTGACCCGGGAATGTGCGTTCGTAGGGCGCTGTCCAGATCCACTTGACCTCGAACTTCTTGTCGACGCTGCCGTCTGCGTTCCGGAAATCGGGAACGTTGTGCGTCAGGTGGCAGGCATCGATGACCTTTTTGAAATCTTCCTCGGTCTTGAACTTGCTCATGTCCACGACCATGGCCCAGCGCTTCGCAAGCAACGCTTCCTTGTTCTTGTCCACCTGCGATGGATCCATACCTGTCAGCAGCGATGGCCCTTTGGCTGAGACGACGGACGCGCCGAGACCCAGAACGGAGGAGATACCGGCTATTTTAAGGAATTTTCTCCTGTCCATGCTCATGATTTGTTCTCCTCCTTCTCCTTCGGCTGAATATGGCAATCCCAGCAATACGGGGTCACCGACATGTAGGTGTGGCATTCGTCGCAAAACTTCTTCTTGTTGGAGTGACAGTTCATACAGCCGTTCTGCAGGCTTATGTTGAACCGTTTGTGGTTTGCATTGCTGATATAACCCCGGTTGTCTTCCCGCACTACGGTGTCCCGCCAGTTGTTCAAGAGCTGCATGTGTTCGGCCCGCATGAACTCTTTGGACTCCACACACTCCTTCTTGCCGTACTGTTTCTCCCATTCCTGGATCGCGGGAGTATCCACCTTCGGGTCGGGCTTGGCATTCACCTTCCCGATATTGTTGTAGAACGGGAATGCCGCGAATGCCGCGAACACCAGGATCCCGATGATTATTTTGCCGCCGTCATAGAGTTTCATTAGGCTTGGTCCTCCTTCGCTTCGACTCCCGGAAGAGGTTCACCGCGCAGGTTGGTCGTTCTCTCCTTCTCGCCCTTCATGATCATGGCATTTGCCACGAGCTCATGGAGACCGCAGACACCCACGCCGGGCACCCAGTAATCCATGAGCGGGGGAAGCGTTGCGCGGTCGATGGCACAGATGTTTGCCAGCATGTTCACCCCGTAGTGCTCATGGACGAACTTGACGGCATTCGCGCGGGGGAAGCCGCCCTTCATGCGAAGGTCCATGTCCTCCGAGGCGTTCAGGCCGGATCCGCTTCCGCAGCAGAAGGTCTTCTCACGGATCGTGTCCTCCGGCATTTCGACGAAGTTGTTGACCACGTTCCTGAGAACATACCGGGGTTCCTCAAGAATGCCCATGCCGCGCGCCGTGTTACAGGAGTCGTGCCACGTCACCTTGAGATTGTCGTTCCTCTTCGGGTCGAGCTTGAGCTTGTTGTTCTTGATCAGGTCGGCGGTAAATTCCGCGATGTGGATCATCTTCGTTGATCGCGCGTTCTCGAATACCGTGCCGGTGATCGGCGACTTCGGGACCTCGAGGAAATCCGCGGGTCCGTTCCAGGTGTCCATATACTGGTTCAGGACGCGCCACATATGGCCGCATTCCCCGCCGATGACGTACTTCACGCCAAGCCGCTTCGCTTCGGCATAGATCTTGGAGTTGAGCCGCTTTGCCAGTTCGTTCGAGGTGAAGTACCCGAAGTTCCCGCCTTCCGAGGCATAGGTGCTCCAGGTGTAGTCGAGCCCCAGTTCTTCGAACAGCATGAGGTAGCCCATGGCCGTGTACGTGCCCGGATCGGCAAAGAGATCGCCCGAAGGCGTTACAAACAGGATTTCCGCGCCTTTTCGGTTGAACGAGGGTTTGATCTTCTTGCCCGTGATGGTCTCGATGTCGTCGAGCATGTACTCGAGGTTGCTCACGATCGTATGGGGCTCGAGACCAAGGTGGTTGCCCTTCATGTAGCAGTTCGCGGCCGGACCGGCGACCCATTCAATGTTCAGGCCGAGCAGGTTCAGCAGTTCGCGCCCGATGATGGTGATCTCAGCCTGGTCGATGCCGTAGGGGCAGAAGACCGAACAGCGGCGGCACTCGGTGCACTGAAAGAAGTAGTACCACCACTCCTTCAGCACATCGACGGTAAGCTCGCGCGCGCCGGCCATCTTGCCGAAGATCTTTCCTGCCAGGGTGAATTCTTTTCTATAAACCGAGCGAATGAGCTCGGCCCTGAGCACCGGCATGTTCTTGGGGTCGCCGGTGCCGATGAAGAAATGGCATTTGTCCGCGCAGGCGCCGCAGCGCACGCAGATGTCCATGAAGAGCCGGAACGACCGGTATTTTTCAAGCCGGTCCGCGATCCCCTCGAGGATGATCTGCTTCCAGTTCTCGGGAAGCTTCCAGTCCTCGTCCATGGGTCTCCAGTCCCGCGGGTTCGGAAAGCTGAGGGTCTGGAGGCTTTTCGGCTTCGATCCGTGACAGAACATCCCTTCTTTTAACACGACGGGCGTGTCCATCCACCCCGTCTTCGGCGGCGCGTAATCTATCTTCGACAGTTCTTCTGGCGTCGGAAGTTTTGCCATGATTACTCCTTTTCTACCGGCAAGCCGGCTTTTTTCATTTTTTCCCTGAAGTCGTCCTCATACTCCGCATAGGTGTGGACATGGACCGGATAGTTCCAGGGATTGATGTGCCTCTTCGCGCGGTTGTTGTTCGCCAGGTTGCGGGTGGGACTCATGAAAACGCCGGCCATGTGTACCAGCTTGCTGAACGGGAAATAGGCGAACAGGACGCAGAGGAGGAACAGATGGATGTAGAACACGGAACCTATGCCGCCGGGGACCGTTGGACTGAAACTGACCAGACCCATGGTGAGCATCTTCACGCTCACGACATCTGTTTTAATGAAGTACCGCATGAGCACGCCGGATGTGGCAATGGCGAGGATCAGAAAGAGCGGGAAGTAGTCTGCGATCAGCGAGATATACCGAACTTGCGGAAGGGCCGCCCTCCTGATGAAAAGATAGGTAGCCGCTGCCATGAGCACTCCGTCGGTCAGGTACAAAAGCGGTGTCCCTATCTGGAGGAAGCTGTCCAGTGCCGCGATCGTCTGGATCACTTCAGGCACCGGCGTCATAAAGAACCGCAGATGTCTGATTAGAATGAGGAGGAATGAATAGTGGAACGCCATGCCGGCGAGCCAGAGCCATTTTGCCTCACCGTAGGTGAGCTGTGCGCCTTCGTTCAACTGTGTTTTCACGTTCCTGAAAAGGGACCGGAAGAAGAACACTTCGAGCGCCATTCTCCCGAGAACGCCCAGCATGCCCGAGGGGTTTTCAAGTTTGCTCTGCTTGATCCAGGGAAGCGATTTCTGCTGTCCGCAGGTCGTGGGAATGCGGAACGGCACGGGTGAACTTCCCCACTTCAGGATACGGTAGATCATGCCGCCGATAAAGAGGAGTACCGCCAGATAGGGGATCACGATCCCGAAGACATACTGCGCGTTCAACACCGTCACTCCCGTGTAGGCAATCAGTACAAGGAGCAGTACTGCGATGAAAGAAACTATGACTTTCATGTCGTTACCTCTCTTCGTTTAGTTAAAACTTTTC
Above is a genomic segment from Nitrospirota bacterium containing:
- the msrA gene encoding peptide-methionine (S)-S-oxide reductase MsrA produces the protein MLIASAAVMAATSLEKATFAGGCFWCMEHPFDEIPGVVSVTPGYTGGHKKSPTYEEVSAGGTGHAESVQIVYDPAQVTYEKLLNVFWHNIDPIVKDRQFCDTGHQYRSAIFYHTEEQHRLALQSKALLEKSKTFKEPVVTEIAQATEFTPAEEYHQHYYKKNPIRYKFYRTSCGRDKRLKELWGDAAGH
- a CDS encoding 4Fe-4S binding protein, encoding MYMVTVDKAKCDGDGVCVNVCPQGVFKLVDEKSEPENMSECINCLTCVENCPQQAITVTEI
- a CDS encoding (Fe-S)-binding protein is translated as MAKLPTPEELSKIDYAPPKTGWMDTPVVLKEGMFCHGSKPKSLQTLSFPNPRDWRPMDEDWKLPENWKQIILEGIADRLEKYRSFRLFMDICVRCGACADKCHFFIGTGDPKNMPVLRAELIRSVYRKEFTLAGKIFGKMAGARELTVDVLKEWWYYFFQCTECRRCSVFCPYGIDQAEITIIGRELLNLLGLNIEWVAGPAANCYMKGNHLGLEPHTIVSNLEYMLDDIETITGKKIKPSFNRKGAEILFVTPSGDLFADPGTYTAMGYLMLFEELGLDYTWSTYASEGGNFGYFTSNELAKRLNSKIYAEAKRLGVKYVIGGECGHMWRVLNQYMDTWNGPADFLEVPKSPITGTVFENARSTKMIHIAEFTADLIKNNKLKLDPKRNDNLKVTWHDSCNTARGMGILEEPRYVLRNVVNNFVEMPEDTIREKTFCCGSGSGLNASEDMDLRMKGGFPRANAVKFVHEHYGVNMLANICAIDRATLPPLMDYWVPGVGVCGLHELVANAMIMKGEKERTTNLRGEPLPGVEAKEDQA
- the nrfD gene encoding polysulfide reductase NrfD — translated: MLEKALVGSKKYWAWIMFLGVLAAIGVFTYLKQYSYGLGLTGMHRDVTWGLYIGQFTFLVGVAASAVMLVIPYYLHDYKTFGKIVILGEFLAISAVVMCMLFILSDMGQPMRVMNIFLHPTPSAMVFWDTVVLNGYLFLNLLVGWVTLGSDRKGIAPPKWIKPFIYLSIPWAISIHTVTAFLYAGIPGRHFWLSAILAARFLASAFAGGPALLIILALIVRKISKFDAGKEAIQAVGKIVAYAMFANVFFLGLEFFTAFYSGIPGHAQSFLYLYTGLEGHSELVPLMWTSTIFAAISLVMLWVPAIRKNEGTLALACIMLFASLWIDKGFGLIIGGFVPNPFEEVHPYWPTMPETMITIGIWAIGFLVLTLLYKIAITVREETAGIELEH
- the dsrM gene encoding sulfate reduction electron transfer complex DsrMKJOP subunit DsrM, which produces MKVIVSFIAVLLLVLIAYTGVTVLNAQYVFGIVIPYLAVLLFIGGMIYRILKWGSSPVPFRIPTTCGQQKSLPWIKQSKLENPSGMLGVLGRMALEVFFFRSLFRNVKTQLNEGAQLTYGEAKWLWLAGMAFHYSFLLILIRHLRFFMTPVPEVIQTIAALDSFLQIGTPLLYLTDGVLMAAATYLFIRRAALPQVRYISLIADYFPLFLILAIATSGVLMRYFIKTDVVSVKMLTMGLVSFSPTVPGGIGSVFYIHLFLLCVLFAYFPFSKLVHMAGVFMSPTRNLANNNRAKRHINPWNYPVHVHTYAEYEDDFREKMKKAGLPVEKE
- the dsrJ gene encoding sulfate reduction electron transfer complex DsrMKJOP subunit DsrJ; the protein is MKLYDGGKIIIGILVFAAFAAFPFYNNIGKVNAKPDPKVDTPAIQEWEKQYGKKECVESKEFMRAEHMQLLNNWRDTVVREDNRGYISNANHKRFNISLQNGCMNCHSNKKKFCDECHTYMSVTPYCWDCHIQPKEKEENKS
- a CDS encoding 4Fe-4S dicluster domain-containing protein, encoding MSMDRRKFLKIAGISSVLGLGASVVSAKGPSLLTGMDPSQVDKNKEALLAKRWAMVVDMSKFKTEEDFKKVIDACHLTHNVPDFRNADGSVDKKFEVKWIWTAPYERTFPGQDNKYMSEHMKEMPFLVACNHCDNPPCVRVCPTKATFKLPNGITMQDEHRCIGCRFCMAACPYGSRSFNWRDPRPAIKSENKEYPTRSKGVVEKCTFCTERLAVGKLPACVEAAPKGGLLFGDLEDPNSEVRKIVTNQYTIRRKSDLGTGPGIYYIVGGSDHA